In the genome of uncultured Treponema sp., one region contains:
- the cysS gene encoding cysteine--tRNA ligase produces MALRLYNTMGRKIEEFVPIHEGFVGFYGCGPTVYNYAHIGNLRAYVFLDTLDRTLTFLGYDKKHVMNITDIGHLTGDADEGEDKMLKTAQERHQSVLEVAKFYTDAFFKDIDRLNIIRPDVVCKATEHVQDMIELIKRIEANGHTYMSGGNLYYDVTTYPDYGKLANLNLDDLKAGARIEVDQNKRNPYDFVLWFTKSKFENQALTWDSPWGRGYPGWHIECSAMSMKYLGEHFDIHTGGIDHIPIHHTNEIAQSEGATGHKWVNYWLHNEFLVIAKDKKAAESGQAEKMSKSHGNFLTLQSLTDNGYDPLDYRFFLLGGHYRKQIYFSWDAMDSAKNSRAALVQRVARLAQNAGGADSLNCSKIYAKGEASKTENLSEKAKEYMEKFQAALENDLSTPVALSCIQKAVKDGSLKPEESLELVRRMDSVIGLNLVKSAAEFLAEQEKEQKASVPDHSGDPEAQEIDALVAERVEAKKAKNFARADEIRNLLSARGIVITDTPNGAVWKRS; encoded by the coding sequence ATGGCGTTGAGACTGTACAACACAATGGGCCGCAAGATAGAAGAATTTGTTCCGATTCACGAAGGTTTTGTGGGATTTTACGGATGCGGACCGACCGTCTACAACTACGCGCACATCGGAAATCTCCGCGCCTACGTTTTTCTTGACACGCTTGACCGCACACTCACTTTCCTCGGATACGACAAAAAGCACGTGATGAACATAACAGACATCGGGCATCTTACCGGAGACGCAGACGAGGGCGAGGATAAAATGCTCAAGACGGCTCAGGAACGCCACCAGTCGGTTCTTGAAGTTGCCAAATTCTACACGGACGCATTTTTCAAGGACATCGACAGACTGAACATAATCAGGCCGGATGTCGTCTGCAAGGCAACTGAGCACGTCCAGGACATGATTGAGCTTATCAAGAGAATCGAAGCGAACGGACACACCTATATGTCCGGCGGAAACCTCTACTACGACGTTACGACTTATCCAGACTACGGAAAGCTCGCCAACCTGAACCTTGACGATTTAAAAGCCGGAGCAAGAATCGAAGTTGACCAGAACAAGCGCAATCCTTATGACTTTGTACTTTGGTTCACAAAATCAAAATTTGAAAATCAGGCCCTAACTTGGGATTCACCTTGGGGAAGAGGCTATCCGGGCTGGCACATTGAATGTTCCGCAATGAGCATGAAATACCTCGGCGAGCATTTTGACATCCATACAGGCGGAATCGACCACATCCCGATTCACCACACAAATGAAATCGCCCAGTCAGAAGGCGCAACCGGCCACAAATGGGTGAACTACTGGCTTCACAATGAATTCCTTGTAATTGCAAAAGACAAAAAAGCCGCAGAATCTGGTCAGGCTGAAAAAATGTCAAAATCCCACGGTAACTTTTTGACGCTTCAGTCATTAACAGACAATGGCTACGATCCGCTCGACTACAGATTTTTCCTTCTGGGAGGACATTACCGCAAGCAAATTTATTTCAGCTGGGACGCAATGGATTCAGCAAAAAATTCAAGGGCCGCTCTTGTTCAGCGTGTTGCCCGGCTTGCTCAAAATGCAGGCGGCGCAGATTCTCTGAACTGTTCCAAAATATATGCAAAAGGCGAAGCTTCAAAAACTGAAAATCTGTCTGAAAAAGCAAAAGAATACATGGAAAAATTCCAGGCCGCTTTGGAAAACGACCTTTCAACTCCAGTCGCATTGAGCTGCATTCAAAAAGCAGTTAAAGACGGCTCTTTAAAGCCTGAAGAATCACTTGAACTTGTGCGCAGAATGGACAGCGTAATTGGCTTGAATCTTGTAAAATCTGCCGCGGAATTTCTTGCTGAACAGGAAAAAGAGCAGAAAGCTTCTGTTCCAGACCATTCAGGAGACCCGGAAGCACAGGAAATTGACGCGCTTGTTGCAGAAAGAGTTGAAGCGAAAAAAGCAAAGAATTTTGCAAGAGCCGATGAAATCCGCAATTTGCTTTCAGCGCGCGGAATCGTCATAACAGACACGCCAAATGGAGCAGTTTGGAAGCGTTCTTAA